In Microtus pennsylvanicus isolate mMicPen1 chromosome 17, mMicPen1.hap1, whole genome shotgun sequence, one genomic interval encodes:
- the LOC142837183 gene encoding uncharacterized protein C2orf78 homolog, with product MSENCQSAPFTGTECALQPSVPVLRNATPSAGSVCNFYGVCTPAVSSAWLLSSDSSTCCQQLTDSACLYQRVGTTMLTKPTDQNQISTSTFFYPMVEREMTLGLTPSEQTLCLLQSPDLGNACTQDAQTTTAPVSGNRSLTALMHSPSEFLALPPAPSLEKTQKNNADEMNAEQSTPLDSYEGTKCNQDASPLPSAHPGMQQPFNYSDVGSLRQKLASQNATLGNNGLGLEDPEALQSVMESSNDFTDMTTLVADIHLPQLLNSITDLDQMEDHTASQTKDSKDIRRDQAQSRTSIFNGLSELGKKKSQKVSDVFHGTLQARTHHEDMLKEDDPGTIDNTANHVQSKSQIFVPKRPSVARAQGKEKAKETRENGSKKTQELKPSSHRVKAKEKPAIPKTKRKRNPPELSHDSFKKPRTHLGMHMLESVQVFHPLGKKSERKTGISSSRALLNFSSNKDPRTGPDTTSLLDMPREGQSLDKSLGKIQRPGSSAPKRYPSPSQYELPQPGKVKLVPLPFPVLDKPQTKPVSRKLLCLASRRPTVAYPVRPHSHSAQPPTLKPSQPAPASTSLMASDKPALPNGTSATRANITKPIQSCPGPQPAASLPAPYRASSHTSLHREPLSAASNKALSSPKAKTQYLLLDFSCQPIPWRKVDIPGPVISQPITEEQRPEREAMKRRAQQERENAAKGTSLGKPQLFLQREKDMEISRYYGYAV from the exons ATGTCAG aaaattgccaaagtgcacctttcactgggacagaatgtgctctgcagccctctgtgcctgtgctgaggAATGCCACACCCTCAGCAGGAAGTGTGTGCAATTTCTATGGGGTCTGTACCCCAGCTGTGAGCTCAGCATGGCTCCTGTCATCAGACTCCAGCACATGCTGCCAGCAGCTCACGGACAGTGCCTGTCTTTACCAACGAGTTGGCACGACCATGCTGACTAAGCCAACTGACCAGAACCAGATCTCTACTTCGACATTTTTCTATCCAA tggtggagagggagatGACCCTGGGATTGACACCTTCAGAGCAGACACTGTGTCTGCTACAGAGTCCTGACCTCGGCAATGCCTGCACCCAGGATGCCCAGACAACGACAGCACCTGTCAGTGGGAACAGGTCATTAACTGCCCTCATGCACAGtccttctgaattcctggccttgcctccagccccaagcctggaaaagacacagaagaacaatgcAGATGAGATGAATGCTGAGCAATCAACACCTCTGGATTCCTATGAGGGCACAAAATGCAACCAAGACGCATCACCCCTCCCTTCAGCACACCCTGGCATGCAGCAGCCCTTCAACTACAGTGatgttgggagcctgaggcagaagctagcttctcaaaatgccactttgggaaacaatggccttggtctggaagaccctgaggctctgcagagtgtcatggagtctagcaatgactttacagacatgactactctggtggcagatattcaccttccccaactcttaAACTCCATCACTGACCTTGACCAAATGGAAGATCACACAGCAAGCCAAACCAAAGACTCCAAAGACATCAGGAGGGATCAGGCCCAGTCACGCACCAGCATCTTTAATGGACTATCTGAACtaggcaaaaagaaaagccagaaagtctcTGATGTGTTTCATGGAACTCTTCAGGCCAGAACCCATCACGAGGATATGCTGAAGGAAGATGATCCTGGGACCATAGACAACACGGCCAACCACGTGCAGAGCAAATCTCAGATATTTGTACCCAAGAGGCCCAGCGTAGCAAgagcacaggggaaagaaaaggccaaagagaccagagaaaacggctccaagaaaacacaggagctgaagccatcaagtcacagagtcaaggcaaaagagaagcccgccatccccaagaccaagaggaagaggaatccacctgagctcagccatgacagctttaagaagcctcgaactcacctcggcatgcacatgctggagtccgtgcaggtctttcacccactggggaagaagagtgagaggaaaactGGCATCTCCTCCTCCCGGGCTCTGCTGAACTTCAGCAGCAACAAAGATCCCAGGACGGGTCCTGATACCACATCACTGCTGGATATGCCACGTGAGGGCCAAAGCCTTGACAAAAGCCTGGGCAAGATTCAGAGACCAGGGAGCAGTGCTCCCAAGCGGTATCCATCTCCATCCCAGTATGAGCTTCCCCAACCTGGGAAGGTCAAGTTAgtacctctgcctttcccagtcctggacaagcctcaaaccaaacctgtttctagaaagctcctctgcctggcttcacGCAGGCccactgtggcttacccagtgaggcctcactcccactcagctcagcctcccacgctcaagccatcccaaccagctcctgccagcacatcactgatggcctctgacaagccagctctgccaaacggcaccagtgccacacgagccaacataaccaagcccatccagtcttgccctgggcctcagccggctgcctctttgcctgcaccctacagagcatcatctcacacttcactccacagggagcctctttctgctgccagcaacaaggccctctcatctcccaaagctaaaacccaatacctgctgctagacttcagttgccaacccatcccatggaggaaagtggacattccagggccagtcatctcacagcccatcactgaagagcagaggccagagagggaggccatGAAGAGGCGGGCTCAACAGGAGCGAGAGAATGCTGCCAAGGGTACctccctgggaaaaccacagcttttccttcagagggagaaagatatgGAAATTTCGAGATATTATGGCTATGCAGTGTAA
- the LOC142837182 gene encoding uncharacterized protein C2orf78 homolog, whose translation MSENCQSAPFTGTECALQPSVPVLRNATPSAGSVCNFYGVCTPAVSSAWLLSSDSSTCCQQLTDSACLYQRVGTTMLTKPTDQNQISTSTFFYPSVLHWDLRESTTRREAPFLDAPLTVIDQNTTPSSRSITAQCDNTFHINALPPSYPTLSACLVQATPSNLPDQRYILAPCYLHGSQVYYYDQNSLGPPMAEEFWQCQQAYGSVSCSGNQASSLHPEMVMALQEIQPMNIQTPFSTLVEREMTLGLTPSEQTLCLLQSPDLGNACTQDAQMTTAPGSKKTQELKPSSHRVKAKEKPAIPKTKRKRNPPELSHDSFKKPRTHLGMHMLESVQVFHPLGKKSERKTGISSSRALLNFSSNKDPRTGPDTTSLLDMPREGQSLDKSLGKIQRPGSSAPKRYPSPSQYELPQPGKVKLVPLPFPVLDKPQTKPVSRKLLCLASCRPTVAYPVRPHSHSAQPPTLKPSQPAPASTSLMASDKPALPNGTSATRANITKPIQSCPGPQPAASLPAPYRASSHTSLHREPLSAASNKALSSPKAKTQYLLLDFSCQPIPWRKVDIPGPVISQPITEEQRPEREAMKRRAQQERENAAKCTSLGKPQLFLQREKDMEISRYYGYAV comes from the exons ATGTCAG aaaattgccaaagtgcacctttcactgggacagaatgtgctctgcagccctctgtgcctgtgctgaggAATGCCACACCCTCAGCAGGAAGTGTGTGCAATTTCTATGGGGTCTGTACCCCAGCTGTGAGCTCAGCATGGCTCCTGTCATCAGACTCCAGCACATGCTGCCAGCAGCTCACGGACAGTGCCTGTCTTTACCAACGAGTTGGCACGACCATGCTGACTAAGCCAACTGACCAGAACCAGATCTCTACTTCGACATTTTTCTATCCAAGTGTTCTCCACTGGGATCTCAGAGAAAGCaccaccagaagggaagctccGTTCCTGGATGCCCCTTTAACTGTCATTGACCAGAATACCACCCCCTCGTCTCGGTCTATAACGGCCCAGTGTGATAACACTTTCCATATCAATGCATTACCACCATCCTATCCAAcactgtctgcctgccttgtaCAGGCAACGCCATCAAATCTACCAGATCAACGATATATCCTGGCACCTTGCTACCTGCATGGAAGTCAGGTCTATTATTAtgaccagaacagcctgggtcctCCGATGGCTGAAGAATTCTGGCAGTGCCAGCAGGCCTatggctctgtgtcctgctctgggaatcaggcttcctctctgcaccCAGAGATGGTGATGGCACTACAGGAGATTCAGCCAATGAACATCCAaacacctttctccacct tggtggagagggagatGACCCTGGGATTGACACCTTCAGAGCAGACACTGTGTCTGCTACAGAGTCCAGACCTCGGCAATGCCTGCACCCAGGATGCCCAGATGACGACAGCACCT ggctccaagaaaacacaggagctgaagccatcaagtcacagagtcaaggcaaaagagaagcccgccatccccaagaccaagaggaagaggaatccacctgagctcagccatgacagctttaagaagcctcgaactcacctcggcatgcacatgctggagtccgtgcaggtctttcacccactggggaagaagagtgagaggaaaactGGCATCTCCTCCTCCCGGGCTCTGCTGAACTTCAGCAGCAACAAAGATCCCAGGACGGGTCCTGATACCACATCACTGCTGGATATGCCACGTGAGGGCCAAAGCCTTGACAAAAGCCTGGGCAAGATTCAGAGACCAGGGAGCAGTGCTCCCAAGCGGTATCCATCTCCATCCCAGTATGAGCTTCCCCAACCTGGGAAGGTCAAGTTAgtacctctgcctttcccagtcctggacaagcctcaaaccaaacctgtttctagaaagctcctctgcctggcttcaTGCAGGCccactgtggcttacccagtgaggcctcactcccactcagctcagcctcccacgctcaagccatcccaaccagctcctgccagcacatcactgatggcctctgacaagccagctctgccaaacggcaccagtgccacacgagccaacataaccaagcccatccagtcttgccctgggcctcagccggctgcctctttgcctgcaccctacagagcatcatctcacacttcactccacagggagcctctttctgctgccagcaacaaggccctctcatctcccaaagctaaaacccaatacctgctgctagacttcagttgccaacccatcccatggaggaaagtggacattccagggccagtcatctcacagcccatcactgaagagcagaggccagagagggaggccatGAAGAGGCGGGCCCAACAGGAGCGAGAGAATGCTGCCAAGTGTACctccctgggaaaaccacagcttttccttcagagggagaaagatatgGAAATTTCGAGATATTATGGCTATGCAGTGTAA